The Malus sylvestris chromosome 14, drMalSylv7.2, whole genome shotgun sequence genome segment TGTAATTGATCATGTATTCAAAGTTAAGCCCTTtacgaaagttgtaaagcttgtcattacgagtgtttatatatattttctatatttttcacacttctacattaattaaaaaactattaaagactttacttaaaCAATAGTCATATGATAAATGAGAAGAGAGTGCTAATGTAGAAAGcctcactgaaaatatcatcaatataaCTCTTGAAGACAATATATCAAACCAAAGTTTCAATACCGTTTCCCAtggtgattgatgaaaattgaagagtTTGATTGTAAGAAAATGTGCAAGGTTCCAAACCTTAAAACATAACTCCCttaattttgcaaatcttttgaacatttgatattttgtaatgttctaatgttttatttttattttttattatgctcttattttgggtatgtaaatatgtaatacttgaaagacaaatgcgtttttatgttttgaaagtgataatatggtatgtatatacttatttagtattatgtttttcatttgattatttattggtttaaaatatattttctttaagggGTAACGGATccggtcatattacctgttaatattatttggtcgatttcgggtcgggtcattttacccgtttattttaacgggtgttacacgacacgacccgttaagatatcgggtatgacacaaaaacaacacgacacgaatgccaggtctattcttatgtaaatattgtgtatcaaaagtgagggtaaaattggaaaaataagtatatgattgtcattttctcaaaaaaaaaaaaaagagggtaaaataggaaaaataggaaTATGactgtcattttgtcaaaagataCATAATTACTATTCTGCCCTCCTTTTTGTCAAtagtgtgtatcaaaagtgagggcaaaataagaagaaaaaaaaggggggggggaaaagttgacaaagagggttctCTTAATAATATAGATATAGATAATATAGATAGATAATAGAAAAATGAATCCATTTCCTCTCCATGAATGTGCTTGACTCATGATGGCCATACTTATTCAAGGTTTGGTTTGATTATACTCTCTCTGTCCAATTAGGTTTATACCTTCTGTGTGGTTTGTCTGAGGCTGCAGAGAATCTCCAAAGGGGAGTACAAAAGTGTACAGCACAGAGTGTTGGCCAACTCATGGAAAGAAGCTCGGATGTCTATCGTGATTTTTTTTCAACCTGGCCAAATGGAGAGAAAATATCTACCGTGGACCTCTTCCGGAGCTCTTGTCACCTAAGAAACCACCAGTCTATCGAGACTTCACTGCCCAAGAATACCTTGAAAATTTCTATAGCAAAGGAATAGATACCAAGTCTCTGATTGAGAAAATCACTATAAAAATTTGAGATATCCATCTCTTTtttaaagatatatatatatatatatatatatatatatatatatatatatatatatatatatatatgcgcccTCTATATTAAAAGGGTTATTCTCTTTGTTGGTGCTTAAGCTTCTGCAGCTGCAATTGATTCAAGTTTCAAGCTTTCCTATATATGAAATCTCTGCACACGACTATAtcataatgaattagtataCCTAACTGTTTGTACCAAGATACACATTTATAATGAATTAGTGCACTCAAGTATTTCTCgggaaatatattataatgaattggTGTAGAAATTTGATTCTCTTGTACAATGTCAACTCTTctataatttgtttttcttatataagataCATTTAACCAGTATTTAAAATATCCATGAAAGTATCGATATTCTTGTCGAAATATctgaaaaaaattaagaattgatatgaaaagggAAGGGAAGCGGGTGGGTTGAAATGCAACTTTACCTTGTATTGGCGAGATATAAGAAAATCAATGTATATTAACAATATTTACCGATTCACCATAGAAATTTTGTCAGCACTACTACAAAAAATAGCTTTTTCGAGGAAAACAAGTTTGTCTCGTAAAGCAAAGTTTCGTCGCGTCAAAATTATTACAAAGACGTTTGTCGCACTACAGTTTAAGGGACGAAGTCTGTCATCGTGTCAAGTTTAAAGTTACCACAGAGTGTCGTCATGTTGGGTTTCTGGCAATGATAGGTCTTCATTAGGTAAGACCTTGTGCGACGGATTGTTTAGTCGGGTCAACAAGGACACAATGAAGTTTGCCCTATCTTATTTGGTTTTcgagtatttttaagtttttttaatttataaatatgttGTCGTTTCAACTTACGTGGGATGAAGGCCTCCAAGCTTTAAATCTTAGGCGACGAAAGCTATTCGTTGTGCAACTGGGttttaaactaatttttaattaataatttatttattaaattacatattttaattaatttttcttgttatatcacatattttaattaatttaaagcacaaaagaataattaatataattattatttatgttatatatgaaaatgtacctacaagaagaaaaaaataataatatcctaatacaagaaaaagaaactaTAAAAGTTGGTGGCCGATGTCTACTAGGTTGGATGGCTCAGTATCTATTGGATGGAGCGATTGGGAACCCGATGTCTGAGCTGGTTGAGAAGCAGATGATGGCAGGGGAATCGAAAGCCGGACAACTAGAGCTCCTCAAACTGCCGTTGTAGGTCTTTAACTTGGGCGTCAACGTGGTGCTACAAGTCCTCAACTTGCGTTGGGCCGCAAATTGCCGCTGCAGGTCCTCAACTTCCCGAGATTTGTGTAGAAGAAAAGGAGGCAATAGTGTCACGGTGTCACATGTTCGCCATCCCCCAATAAACCTTATCAGGCCCACGATCGAGGCTCTGATCTAGGGTATCAGTcatggacttggattgtctgccctttaATTGTGATGCCCtcctcgtgccctcctgtttttgtggtcacggttaagccacgttaacattttatattactatttctttttgttttattatttttataaaaaaataatataaaatattaacgtggcttaaccgtgaccacacaaaacaggagggcacgggaaggacaccgaaatgggagggcagacaatccaagtccatcAGTCATGATCTGAAAACCCGCATCCTCGGTTGGCGTCATGTCCTCGATAAAGGTGTATGGGAAGCTACGGTACTACCTCTTGGATTGCTCTTCTCCACCATAGTAGCctataataataagaaaacacatattaatatttaattaatattataatatttctaAAACATAAACTTACATGGAGCTACTTAGTTGTCTCATTGCCAGGTCGAACATAAACTTCCTTAAACATGTCGATTCTCAAGAACTTAATGTTGTCCTAAAAAAAGTGTTAagaaatttattattaattataatagaaattaataaaaattacaatttaaaattaatatactTTTACCTATCGTCGCTTCTCTAATTTATAGAAGAAGGGCCTCGAACCAGAGTGGTGAATTTCTTCTCCGACCTGTTGATCTTGTTTGCCTTAGTTCTCTTCTGTTAAACACAAAATGTACGTATTATTGcgtatattttttaaattaataaaaataagtagaatatcattaaaatattattatactTACCACATATTTTGGGTCTTGAAAATGCCTACACAACCACTCCTAATATACTGAGCTCTTTACCAACTCCTGAGGGCAACCTTCTAGCGATCTTTGAATCTATAAAAGTCTTATAATATTTGTGGAGGTTGCTCTTCCGTTGGAGTACCAGGTACGTGGTCCATATTGCATCAAGGTTCTCAACATTATTGTTCGGGtgcaaatataaaataaattaattaattaaaatagaattaaattattaatatttgtatatatattttttaagtatGAATGTAAGTTGACAATATTAACCAACAACTCATACAACACCTCCTGCCTCGCCTCCTCCACGTTGCTCTCCAAAACTCTTACCGCATAGGGCAATGAGGCACTTACGGATTCAATTTGTGGGCCAACATGTTATGCTACTCAGACGTAATCAATGTATGATGTTGATAAccataataactttatttaatgattaaacaaatggagttttaacgaaaatcacATAGttctgtttactttaacgaaaaatcatatttttacactaaaaaattaaattttttactattcactttaccctttattttgtctttatcattaaaactcaaaattttctaatcattttcattaattttcttttaaacaaaACCTAACATTAAACAGCTCAATAAAATAGCTCAACTGCCATTTTTTATCTTCCACTCTTTCTTTTTCCACCTGGCCCCTCcccctctctttttctttgtctttcaCATCTCTTCTCCGTCcaccgctctctctctcccgttcACTTATCTTCTCTCCCAACTCTCATCTTCCACCTAGTGCCAcctcctttttctctctttctttctttatattatattttaaaagaattaatttcaaaaagaaaaaaagtttaaacTTCTCGCCTATTTTTTAATAAAGCTAATGAGGATCCTATTTGGGTCCTCTTTGTAAGGATTTCGAAGATCCTTTAATCATGTTCATTCATCATACACCGTtcgatcataaattattttaaaatttttatttaaaattgaatacaaataATACCTGACAAAAACTAACCACATAATTAACGATGAACGGATACGGTTAAAATATCTGGAGAGGATCATCATTCCAATAAAGCATAGGTGATTGTGCCCTCCCACTTctcatacactctcatccccttctattttgtgcggtcacggttaaaccacgtcaacattttatattgattttttatagagataataagacaaataataataataatataaaatgttgacgtaacttaactgtgaccgcacaaataaaaatgaataaaagtaTATGAGAAGTGGGAAGGCAAACAAGCCAAGTTGAATCTTACCTTCTTTTATAAAGGTAAAGGATGCATAAAGGTCAATAAAGTTGAAAAGGATCCAGGGAAAGTCATCCATAATAATTAACTTGGAACTTTATACTTTTTAGGTTTAGTTGGAGATTTTCCGATCAATGTCTCGTTTGGTACGTTCATAATCTTTTTATTTACTTGTTCTTGATTTAATTAGTagattaattttatatatagtatttgaatttgttgattagggttttaattttgagAATAGACTATGTTCCATTGTTGTTGTTTCACGTTGATATACTTGTATAAaggcaaaaaagaaaaataaacataatTTTATATGGTACTAATTTTAGCTAACCCACCCAAGATAAAAATCCTGGCTCCAATCTTGGTGCGAAGTGAAATGAAAATGTCAACAAGTCATGATTCACAACTTCACTACCATAACTATAGTGTACGCTCATCATACACTTAATTTTTTGTCATATGTCTTTTCACATAACTCTAGTTAACTTTCAAATTAAATGTTACATTTTCAATTTTGAtcaaaaaaatcaaccaaaataaAAGAACATGTGACAGATAATTAGgcggtgagcaaaaatgctttATAAAAGGGAGAAGCATACATATATACTTAGATAGGATTGAATTGAATGCTCTTAAGTCTATCAATTCTAAAATGGCAGCCAAAATTGATGCAACTTTGGGATCATACGACCGCATGAAGGAAGTGAAAGAATTCGACGAGTCGAAGATGGGAGTCAAAGGCCTCTCTGATTCTGGCATCATGACCATCCCTCATATTTTCGTCCACGACCCTCAAACCTTAGCCAACCTCAAACCCTCATCCAAAAACACCACAACCACCATCCCCATCATCGACCTTTCTAACATCAACTCCCCCGCTCACCGCCACAAAATCGTTGACCAAGTGAAATCCGCTGCCAAAACCTTTGGCTTCTTCCATGTCATTAACCACGGTGTGCCTGTCTCCGTTTTGGATGAAACAGTCAACACTGTCAAAGCGTTCCATGAGCAGTCCTATGAAGACAGAGCCAAGTACTACAAGAGAAATGAAGGAAAGGGAGTCATGTATGCCACCAATACCGACTTGTACCGCACATCGGCCGCAAGCTGGTGTGACTCACTACAAGTGTGGATGGCCCCGGAGAGGTCGAAGGCGGAGGAGATACCTGAGGTGTGTCGGGAAGGGGTGGTTGCATGGGATTTGCATGCAACTAAGGTGGCGGATGACGTGCTGGAGTTGCTTTCGGAAGGGTTAGGGTTGGAGCGAAGGAGGTTTAAGGAGTTAACGTTTTCAGAACAAAGGTTGCTGGTGGGGCATTGCTATCCTTATTGTCCCCAGCCAGATCGGACGGTGGGGATTAAGGCTCATACTGATGGTTCGATTCTGACGGTTCTGTTGCGGAACCATGTTCCTGGGTTGCAAGTTAAGCATGAGAACGAGTGGCTGGATGTGGAGCCTGTGCCTGGAGGTTTGATTATTAATGCTGGAGACATGCTACAGGTAAATCCAACATGATATCATGTTCATATTTTCTCTTGGTTGAACAATTTGTCGTCCAACTATATAAATCCGGTGAAATACTCTTGATTTACTTTCTACCATATAAGAAGTGCATTATTTGTATctaatacatttttttaatacaatccAAATCAATTAATCTACCCTAAAGAGGTGGAGGGATGTTTAAATCTGAAACGCAGTAGGTTGAAGAGGAAATCGCTAACTGCAGAATATCTAATACATCACCTAAACACAAATTTGTGTGGTGGatacaatatatttttttcctattttctcTTGGATAAAAAATtaatgggagttttaacgaaaagcccgcagtactgttcactttaatgaaaaatcacattttaccttttattttgtccttatcattaaaacttaaagttttcaagccattttcattagttttcctaaaattaaTCTCATGTGGAAAATGTTgagtttaattttcattttcatcttcttcttttttaagttttacAAAAAGAAGTTAATTTGATAATACTAAGttagattttttctttttatgataACGTTAGTAGTTAAATTGTTagttattaaaagaaaaatgaatggTTGAGGATCGAATCTGCACCATAAGCATTATTTGTTCTATTTTGTTTATATcgattatttattttaattatgtgTTTTTGGGTGAGGGTTTAGATAATCTCCAACGGGGAATATAAAAGTGTGGAACACAGGGTGTTGGCCAACTCTTGGAAAGAAGCTCGGATCTCTATTGTGATATTTTTCAGCCTAACCAAATGGAGAGAAGGTGGCTACTATGGACCTCTGCCGGAGCTTTTGTCACCTGAGAAACCACCAATCTATCGAGACTTCACTGAACAAGAATTACAGGAAAATTTTTACAGCAAAGGACTAGATAGCAAGTCTCTGGTTGATAaactcacaataaaaaattgagATGGGTTGTTAATCTCTCTTCCACCATGTTTGTAATTATATCCCCTagtaatatttatatatatatgtaactgGTTTGCAACATGTTTTTTAAGGTttgtaatataattaataaaagttTGCGAATATGTTTCCAATATTCATAGGGCTCTAGTTCAATTTGCAACACTAGGATCAAATTGAATTATCAAAGTTTAACACGGTTGGGGAACTTGAACTTCTAGGTCGAGGTAGACTTGGGTTTTGAGAACATCATCTTGTCTCCCTTGGTGCGGAATTGTACCAATTTCCGGAATATCTCGAAAGAGTTAGCTTGTCTTAGGAAACACTCTAGTAACATCAACGGCTTGAAGATAGCAtgattgatcaagataatgacttGCTCAAGTGAAGGCTGTGGGAATTACTAGGGTTGCTTGGATGGTAATGCTTGAGGCTTGAAGTATGTTTCTGGACTAAATGAAACTCTCTGGAGTTATTTCCTGGGTGGTTCCCTCTCCCTGCGTTTCTTTTATCTTTCTCTGTGTTACCTCCTCTGTCTCTATGTGTTATCCTCTTCTCTAATGGTTTCTCCCTCATTATGTAAGTGAAGGGTTCTTCTATAGGCTTAAAGGGAATCTCTATTTGTGGCATGGTCTTCCCCTCTTTCTCCCTAGCTCTCCTATTATTCCTTTTTTGGTGTAATATAGATGCATTGTTGAGACCTGCAGTTTGCTTTTTCCCGAGGCACATCTTTCCCAGGGCGACCTTCCCCAAGTGCTACTTCTAGTAGTGCGCCTCATGGCTTTCGCGCATTGTTTGTTTGTGTAAGCTGGGAAGTGAAAGTCAACATTAAATGCCTAACTTGCTGAGTTTAGCATGCATATAATGCATGAATCTAGTTTAGTTCTAACTAAAGGGGTTGGCTTGCTAGGGAAATGGGTAAACTAAGCTAGTTCTCTTTCAatgttgcatgcgtgaaatgCAAAGGATACGGGCTTGGATCTTTAGGCCCCCAAGCAACCCAAAGTCTTCCATGACCCCGATTCCACATAGGCTTGATAACCTTCCGTAACCATCCATATCACAATTCACTTGACAAGTCCCGAATATGTGACTTGAGCTTAGTATGAATAGTGACTAGCATGAGGAAGCATGGCATGATAAATAGGCATGAACATGGCATGCATATACAGCTTAATCATCGTGGCATGGCATGTTTGTAAATATATTCATCATCGATCTTACGCATTGGCATGTGTTTGGACTTGAATGTAGGTTTTGCATGACAATTGGGCCCTAAGACTTGGTTGGATTGGTATGTAATATTTTTTGGCCCCAACAAACCCCAACAATTTGCGATGGAGAGCTGATTTCACATACCTTTTTAActtttgttcatttttatttctgATCATCCGATTGAATATATCAAACAGAAACAAGTGAACATGAAAGATGGAGAGCTGATTTCACATACCTTTTTAACTTTTGTTACCTCATGCTTAAGAGGTCAATCTGGTTATACATTTTCATATGTATTTGATACGTTTGCTACGTGCTATCGAATTTGCTATAGCCAGCTGATGATTTAAACTCATGCAATCACCGTAGAATGCAAGTGATAGCCTAACTACTTATAAACACATGTAAAATCTCTTATTTTTCAATGTGAGATTTATTCTGTTGACACTCCTCATATGTgacaaatatgaaaaaataaagaatttatTAGTGACACTTCAAAAACTGCATCGTGAACTCATAATTTTTTCTCACATGTTGCGTTCACAAGAATCTACCGCACAAACCACCGCCTCTGCTTATATTCGACCATCACATTATTCGGCAGCCGAAACTTTGTACCTTTTGAATGCAATTCAAAAGAACTAAAAGTTGTCGATCAGCGAAAACAAGACGAAAAATGAGAAACGAGGGAAAAAATGGATAAGGCAACAGAGGGACAAACAAAGGCCTACAACAAGTTCATCAGAAAAGGATGATGAAACAGAAGCAAACATAAACCAAGAGATCAAAATTATCCCAAGATGCATCAAATGTTAATATAAACTGCAGTAATTCAACTCCGATACAAAGCAAATGACTTCAACTGACAAAAATTCAAACTCCAGTCTAGACAAGtaataaaaatatttggacGATAGTCTACTTGATCTTCTTCTTCGGCCTCAACtgcaaaaaaaccaaaatcgcAGTTTCAGTTGCTCAGAACATAAAGTGATTCCCAGCAAAACAGTCATGATCATATACAATTCtacaatcaaatttcaaatgcagTAAGCAAGCAGCGACCATAATacatccaaagaaaaataaaagtacCTGATTGCTGTGGCCACACTTCTTCTTCCTGCAGTTCACTGCCCTTGGATGAAGACGAGCATAGCACCTAACAAACAAGGGAGATGAGAAAAACTTAGATGTCAGCATAACAATCTATCATTTGGATTATCACATAAAAATCAAGTGTTGAAACAATACAAGTGGAAAAACAATGGGAGGATACAACAACAATACACATCCAACACAATATCAATTAACATTGTATAGAATATTAAGATCAATTACAGGAAAAGCCTAGTTGACAATGTTGAAACACTAGAAACCATGAGATTTATCTCAACGTCAAGCTCTAAAATCAAAACGAAAACAATCACATCCTACAATATCTATCAAGTAAACATAGCAACAATAGGATGTTCCACCCATGAACATCAACTGAAAACTGTTGATCGCAGCTGACACAATTAATGGATGGAAATAAATATCGAGACAAGCATAACCTCAATACACTTTAACACAGAAAGGAGGCTAAGTAATTGTCTCAACAATGAAGGATGAACCAAAACCTCAACACAACGCCCAACCCACAAAAATAAACGGAAAGTTGATTAAACGGATTTTCTTATTGGAAACAATCAGAGTGTAACTTGCTcagaaaagaaaacaacaaaaaacgCCTAGCCATTTGCCACTTAAGAAAATCCTAATTCATCCAATCAAAATCTCAATACCAAATTTACTAATATCTTCATCTCTGAAACATCATTAATTAATATCGTCAACTAATCACTTAAATTAGGGTCTAGAAGCAACATTAAGCAAGTGTTTTTACATAACAAATGCTATACAAACATaagggaaatttggaaaaataaccaaattttagaccccatatagaattatagccaccatattaattttatgataattataaccaaaacttgatgtaaaagtactaatatacccttaatattaaggtttctcacaacaaccaaaacaaacctTTAAACTATCCTAAAATGAGAAATTAATCTTCAtcacttttttgttttcactATTCACTTTGCATATGCAATTTCGTATTCTTTCTTCATCCACTGGAAAAATATTTTGGAATGTATGCAATTTAGTCAGTGAAACACTAAATCGAAGTATctaattacaaaaata includes the following:
- the LOC126600008 gene encoding 1-aminocyclopropane-1-carboxylate oxidase homolog 4-like — translated: MAAKIDATLGSYDRMKEVKEFDESKMGVKGLSDSGIMTIPHIFVHDPQTLANLKPSSKNTTTTIPIIDLSNINSPAHRHKIVDQVKSAAKTFGFFHVINHGVPVSVLDETVNTVKAFHEQSYEDRAKYYKRNEGKGVMYATNTDLYRTSAASWCDSLQVWMAPERSKAEEIPEVCREGVVAWDLHATKVADDVLELLSEGLGLERRRFKELTFSEQRLLVGHCYPYCPQPDRTVGIKAHTDGSILTVLLRNHVPGLQVKHENEWLDVEPVPGGLIINAGDMLQIISNGEYKSVEHRVLANSWKEARISIVIFFSLTKWREGGYYGPLPELLSPEKPPIYRDFTEQELQENFYSKGLDSKSLVDKLTIKN